The following proteins are co-located in the Conyzicola lurida genome:
- a CDS encoding SatD family protein, whose amino-acid sequence MDSSPPLTAVIIDISKSRSHADRAALQREIETAFGRVNSEVPALQPIAPTVSDEFQAVYADLALTLRATLLARLVLPEGIECRFGIGRGDVVIVGSGVVGAVQDGSAWWTARKAIDEARQHQYSKLGFVRTWYNAESPEDALVNAYLLARDQIVGGMNPRARRLLLGQLLGSTQAQLALDEGISQSAVSQNLSRSGANAIVAGAALIAKDAR is encoded by the coding sequence ATGGACAGCAGCCCACCCCTCACCGCCGTCATCATTGACATCTCCAAGTCGCGCTCGCACGCGGACCGCGCCGCGCTGCAACGTGAGATCGAGACGGCTTTCGGCCGGGTGAACTCCGAGGTCCCGGCGCTGCAGCCGATCGCCCCGACGGTCAGCGACGAGTTCCAGGCCGTCTACGCCGATCTCGCGCTCACCCTGCGCGCCACACTGCTGGCGCGCCTCGTCCTCCCCGAGGGCATCGAGTGCCGCTTCGGCATCGGCCGCGGCGACGTGGTCATCGTCGGCAGCGGTGTCGTCGGTGCGGTGCAGGATGGTTCTGCATGGTGGACGGCGAGAAAGGCGATCGATGAGGCGAGACAGCACCAGTACTCGAAACTCGGTTTCGTCCGCACCTGGTACAACGCCGAGTCCCCCGAGGACGCGCTCGTGAACGCCTACCTGCTCGCCCGCGACCAGATCGTCGGCGGCATGAACCCGCGTGCCCGCCGCCTGCTGCTCGGCCAGCTGCTCGGCTCTACCCAGGCGCAGCTCGCGCTCGACGAGGGCATCTCCCAGTCGGCGGTCTCGCAGAACCTGTCACGCAGCGGCGCCAACGCGATCGTCGCGGGCGCGGCCCTGATCGCGAAGGACGCCCGATGA
- a CDS encoding RidA family protein, whose product MVHSAEARAIELGLVIPDYANPPYGGRYGSSLRAFHRTGDLLELSGITPESRDGVMVHPGSVGVDITLDQAQEAARYTAVNALGLIRYALGSLDEVVALSRGLCFVLCPPGFERLNEVSNAASDLLFDVFGPDVGRMGRASIGATALSRSACFELWLSLECRPRSAA is encoded by the coding sequence ATGGTCCACTCAGCCGAAGCCCGCGCGATCGAACTCGGGCTGGTCATCCCCGACTACGCCAATCCCCCGTACGGCGGCCGGTACGGCAGCTCGCTCCGCGCCTTCCACCGCACGGGCGACCTGCTCGAGCTGAGCGGCATCACCCCCGAGTCCCGGGACGGCGTGATGGTGCACCCCGGCTCCGTCGGTGTCGACATCACGCTCGACCAGGCGCAAGAAGCGGCGCGGTACACGGCGGTGAACGCCCTCGGCCTGATCCGCTACGCCCTCGGCAGCCTCGACGAGGTCGTCGCCCTCTCGCGCGGGCTCTGCTTCGTGCTCTGCCCGCCCGGATTCGAGCGGCTCAACGAGGTGTCCAACGCCGCGAGCGACCTGCTCTTCGACGTGTTCGGGCCGGATGTCGGACGGATGGGCCGCGCGTCCATCGGTGCGACCGCGCTCTCGCGCAGCGCGTGCTTCGAACTCTGGCTCAGCCTGGAGTGCCGCCCGCGCAGCGCCGCGTGA
- a CDS encoding FAD-dependent oxidoreductase has product MTVRDAVVLGLGIHGSAAVYELALRGLDVVGIERFEPGHTRGSSHGATRMIRRAYPSPVWNDLVDRAYLGWDRWARAAGQPFVETTGGLYAHDGAPALQGGQSRPAGSDEWAALVPSVRPPADFGAVYDPEAGVVDAAGALAYAQSAAAAAGAELRFGETVLDWTVDDGIVTVRTSAGSVRTRRLVLAGGAWASQLVPQAAGFFEVWRIVTLTVPTGQAVARPPVLGCFSVDLPEGLVFGLPEAGGSGAKIGIDAGEVWDPEVPVAAPTGAEISHLAGLLQRFVPGIETAGGDAVACLYTMTPDKRFVVGALPGTPEVLVAAACSGHGFKFGPAIGEAVADLVAGVARPDLDFLTPSRMETLV; this is encoded by the coding sequence ATGACCGTGCGCGACGCCGTGGTGCTCGGCCTCGGAATCCACGGCTCGGCCGCGGTGTACGAGCTCGCCCTGCGCGGTCTCGACGTCGTCGGCATCGAACGCTTCGAGCCCGGGCACACCCGCGGCTCGTCCCACGGCGCGACGCGGATGATCCGGCGCGCCTACCCCAGCCCCGTCTGGAACGACCTCGTCGACCGCGCCTACCTCGGCTGGGACCGCTGGGCGCGCGCGGCGGGTCAACCCTTCGTCGAAACCACCGGCGGGCTCTACGCTCACGACGGTGCACCGGCGCTGCAGGGCGGCCAGAGCCGCCCGGCCGGTTCCGACGAGTGGGCGGCCCTCGTGCCGTCCGTGCGCCCGCCCGCCGACTTCGGCGCCGTCTACGACCCCGAAGCCGGAGTCGTCGACGCGGCCGGTGCCCTCGCCTACGCCCAGTCGGCGGCCGCCGCCGCGGGTGCCGAGCTGCGCTTCGGCGAGACCGTGCTCGACTGGACCGTCGACGACGGCATCGTCACCGTGCGCACGTCGGCGGGTTCCGTCCGAACGAGACGGCTCGTGCTGGCCGGGGGAGCGTGGGCGTCGCAGCTCGTGCCCCAGGCCGCGGGCTTCTTCGAGGTGTGGCGCATCGTCACCCTCACCGTGCCCACCGGTCAGGCCGTCGCCCGACCACCCGTTCTCGGCTGCTTCTCGGTCGACCTGCCCGAGGGCCTCGTCTTCGGACTCCCGGAGGCCGGCGGATCCGGTGCCAAGATCGGTATCGACGCCGGGGAGGTGTGGGACCCGGAAGTGCCGGTCGCGGCACCGACCGGGGCCGAGATCTCCCACCTGGCCGGGCTGCTGCAGCGTTTTGTGCCCGGCATCGAGACCGCGGGCGGCGACGCCGTGGCCTGCCTGTACACGATGACGCCCGACAAGCGCTTCGTCGTCGGCGCCCTGCCCGGCACCCCCGAGGTGCTGGTCGCCGCGGCCTGCTCGGGACACGGCTTCAAGTTCGGCCCCGCTATCGGCGAGGCCGTCGCCGACCTGGTCGCCGGCGTCGCCCGCCCCGACCTCGACTTCCTCACCCCCTCCCGGATGGAGACCCTCGTATGA
- a CDS encoding gamma-glutamyltransferase has product MTVVTDPARVAVAAPHTAALDAAADAVASGGNAIDAALAAAAALAVVYPHQCGLGGDLVALVRRPGLGVTAVLSAGAAPAGIDVAALAREERMPRQGAQTVTVPGVVAGWQAIHALGGRLGLESPLRRASELAADGFPVSAGLARAISVREEEIRADEGMTGVFTDAAGVLAAEGDLVVQPALAATLAELAADPGAMYRGRIPASISARLRELGGAHTEADFAAHEAELVEPVTSTEGGVRWWVAPPPTQGVVLLGILPEALGTDTAELVEAVHRAALVRQEKLGDPRGGTIDVDAMLDPRDRANAGSLPRAGRALGDTVAVTAAGADGTVVTLIQSVYQLFGSGILDPGTGVVLHNRGSAFSTDPVHPGHVGPGLRPPHTLLPVIAETDDLVLGLGCQGGSAQPWILAQIARELLDPSADPTTTLGRPRFVIGARDLGHEVMTLVAEPGVPEAEAAAHALGLPVATTDGLVDEAGHVQAVRLHADGRLDSASDPRADGRAVVFDAPRALPQPDPPRTEGTP; this is encoded by the coding sequence ATGACCGTCGTGACCGACCCGGCCCGCGTCGCCGTCGCCGCACCCCATACCGCTGCGCTGGATGCCGCGGCCGACGCCGTGGCATCCGGCGGTAACGCCATCGACGCCGCCCTCGCGGCAGCCGCCGCGCTCGCGGTCGTCTACCCGCACCAGTGCGGGCTGGGCGGGGACCTCGTGGCGCTCGTGCGCCGCCCCGGACTCGGCGTCACCGCCGTGCTGTCGGCCGGCGCTGCCCCCGCGGGCATCGACGTCGCAGCCCTCGCCCGCGAGGAGCGCATGCCCCGGCAGGGCGCCCAGACCGTGACCGTGCCCGGCGTCGTCGCGGGCTGGCAGGCCATCCACGCGCTCGGCGGCCGGCTCGGACTCGAGTCCCCGCTGCGCCGCGCCTCCGAGCTCGCCGCCGACGGCTTCCCCGTCTCGGCCGGCCTGGCCCGCGCGATCTCCGTGCGCGAGGAGGAGATCCGCGCCGACGAGGGCATGACCGGCGTCTTCACCGACGCCGCCGGCGTGCTCGCCGCCGAGGGCGACCTCGTCGTGCAGCCCGCCCTCGCCGCGACCCTCGCCGAACTCGCCGCCGACCCCGGCGCGATGTACCGCGGGCGCATCCCCGCGTCGATCTCCGCCCGCCTGCGCGAACTCGGCGGAGCGCACACCGAGGCCGACTTCGCGGCGCACGAGGCCGAGCTGGTCGAACCGGTCACCTCGACCGAGGGCGGAGTGCGCTGGTGGGTGGCCCCGCCGCCCACGCAGGGCGTCGTACTGCTCGGCATCCTGCCCGAGGCACTCGGCACCGACACCGCCGAACTCGTCGAGGCCGTGCACCGCGCGGCCCTCGTGCGCCAGGAGAAGCTCGGCGATCCGCGCGGCGGCACCATCGACGTCGACGCCATGCTCGACCCGCGCGACCGCGCCAACGCCGGCTCCCTGCCGCGCGCCGGCCGGGCGCTCGGCGACACCGTCGCGGTCACCGCCGCGGGCGCGGACGGTACCGTCGTCACGCTGATCCAGAGCGTGTACCAGCTCTTCGGTTCCGGCATCCTCGACCCGGGCACCGGCGTCGTGCTGCACAACCGCGGGTCGGCGTTCAGCACCGATCCCGTCCACCCCGGCCACGTCGGCCCAGGCCTGCGGCCGCCGCACACGCTGCTGCCCGTGATCGCCGAGACCGACGACCTCGTGCTCGGCCTCGGCTGCCAGGGCGGGAGCGCCCAGCCGTGGATCCTCGCGCAGATCGCCCGCGAACTGCTCGACCCGTCGGCCGACCCGACCACCACCCTCGGCCGCCCGCGCTTCGTCATCGGCGCCCGCGACCTCGGCCACGAGGTCATGACCCTCGTCGCCGAGCCCGGCGTGCCCGAGGCCGAAGCCGCGGCGCACGCCCTCGGCCTGCCCGTCGCGACAACCGACGGCCTGGTCGACGAGGCCGGCCACGTGCAGGCCGTGCGCCTGCACGCCGACGGCCGCCTCGACTCCGCGAGCGACCCCCGGGCCGACGGCCGCGCCGTCGTCTTCGACGCCCCCCGAGCACTCCCGCAGCCTGACCCACCACGAACCGAAGGAACTCCATGA
- a CDS encoding aminotransferase class V-fold PLP-dependent enzyme, producing the protein MTIGLEGDALVTPTVAAIDVAAERARTVGASGRHYFNAAGASLMSDAVLDAMIGHLRLEQRSGGYEAANLMVDEVAGVYTAAAALLGGTPGEFAFFDSATSGLRAVFDSLRLGAGDTVIAPRSSYISQALRMLAMKRYDGVDLVVVPNGATGAMDLDALESALAAASGRVVISAVHIPTSSGLVEPVAAICALGRKHGAITVVDATQSVGQLDIDVLALGCDALVTTGRKFLRGPRGTGFAYLRNGVLDGLGGWAPDVRGSVWTGAEEWTMDGSARQLETWEASVAARLGLGVALREAAERGMAATESHLVGYAAGLRDDLAAIDGVVVADPVASPSAIVTFTIDGLVSKQVSAALRLARVDSISVPAGHAQWDLGARGLASVVRVSPHVYNDDEDRDALLGRVSEIAAEVTAR; encoded by the coding sequence ATGACGATCGGTCTCGAGGGCGATGCCCTGGTCACGCCGACGGTGGCTGCGATCGACGTCGCAGCCGAGCGCGCCCGTACCGTGGGAGCCTCCGGCCGCCACTACTTCAACGCCGCCGGGGCGAGCCTGATGAGCGACGCGGTGCTCGACGCGATGATCGGCCACCTGCGGCTGGAACAGCGCAGCGGCGGGTACGAGGCCGCGAACCTCATGGTCGACGAGGTCGCCGGCGTCTACACGGCGGCCGCCGCCCTTCTCGGCGGCACACCCGGCGAATTCGCCTTCTTCGACAGCGCGACCTCCGGTCTGCGCGCGGTCTTCGACTCCCTGCGCCTCGGCGCGGGCGACACCGTCATCGCGCCGCGGTCCAGCTACATCAGCCAGGCCCTGCGGATGCTCGCGATGAAGCGGTACGACGGGGTCGACCTGGTCGTCGTGCCGAACGGCGCGACCGGCGCGATGGACCTCGACGCCCTCGAGAGCGCTCTCGCCGCGGCATCCGGCCGTGTCGTCATCAGCGCGGTTCACATCCCCACCTCGTCGGGCCTCGTCGAGCCGGTCGCTGCGATCTGCGCCCTCGGCCGAAAGCACGGCGCGATCACCGTCGTCGACGCGACGCAGTCCGTCGGCCAGCTCGACATCGACGTGCTCGCCCTCGGCTGCGACGCGCTCGTGACCACGGGCCGCAAGTTCCTGCGGGGACCGCGCGGCACCGGTTTCGCCTACCTGCGCAACGGTGTGCTCGACGGTTTAGGCGGCTGGGCACCCGACGTGCGAGGCTCGGTGTGGACCGGCGCGGAGGAGTGGACCATGGACGGCTCGGCTCGTCAGCTCGAGACCTGGGAGGCGTCTGTCGCCGCCCGCCTCGGCCTCGGTGTCGCCCTGCGTGAGGCGGCCGAGCGGGGGATGGCAGCGACGGAGTCCCATCTCGTGGGCTACGCCGCCGGTCTTCGCGATGATCTCGCGGCCATCGACGGCGTCGTTGTCGCCGACCCCGTCGCGTCGCCCTCGGCCATCGTCACCTTCACGATCGACGGTCTGGTGAGCAAGCAGGTCAGCGCGGCGCTGCGCCTCGCGCGTGTCGACTCGATCAGCGTTCCCGCCGGCCACGCGCAGTGGGACCTCGGCGCCCGCGGACTCGCCAGTGTCGTGCGGGTCTCGCCCCACGTCTACAACGACGACGAGGACCGCGATGCCCTGCTCGGTCGGGTCTCGGAGATCGCGGCGGAGGTGACCGCGCGATGA
- a CDS encoding macro domain-containing protein → MITIDAVQADITRFPSDVIVNAANSSLLGGGGVDGAIHRAAGPELLEACRALGGASTGEAKMTDAFRIATAAKIVHTVGPVYSAHDPERAAALLAACYRNSLDLAAGFRSIAFPAISTGVYGYPLAAASVVAVDTVRAWADENRDAAIETVTLVAHSAADLAVLRSALAG, encoded by the coding sequence ATGATCACCATCGACGCCGTCCAAGCCGACATCACGCGCTTCCCGAGCGACGTCATCGTGAACGCGGCGAATTCCAGCCTGCTCGGCGGCGGGGGAGTGGACGGCGCGATCCACCGCGCCGCGGGCCCGGAACTGCTCGAGGCCTGCCGCGCACTGGGCGGCGCCTCGACGGGCGAGGCGAAAATGACCGACGCGTTCCGCATCGCCACGGCGGCGAAGATCGTGCACACCGTGGGCCCGGTCTACAGCGCGCACGATCCCGAACGCGCGGCCGCGCTGCTCGCGGCCTGCTACCGCAACTCGCTCGATCTCGCGGCTGGATTCCGCTCGATCGCGTTTCCCGCGATATCGACCGGCGTCTACGGGTATCCCCTCGCCGCGGCGTCCGTCGTCGCAGTCGACACCGTCAGGGCGTGGGCCGACGAGAACCGGGATGCCGCGATCGAGACCGTCACGCTGGTGGCGCACAGCGCGGCCGACCTCGCCGTGCTGCGCTCCGCGTTGGCTGGGTAG
- a CDS encoding MFS transporter, producing the protein MRPLAQSGTRGLAFWTLVLASTAGHLVNGATTPVIPRVVQGELGADPSLAGLLVSLAAFASIVAMPVGGMLTDRFGPRRVILVAACLAAVGLALVLMMLSVPSLAASRLVYGAGNAAVATALTAWVVAEAPPEQRGRALSFFGLSVWVGLALGPVLGENLFQSFGHRSVWMAAVVLQLLGLLLAMLARDGRAPRWAAVERRARSTGRAGSVLPAVALPGAVGLVAWAAEGFLIAFLIPHLVGRGVDAEGLLGAANVFTVFAASVIAARLLLGGLPDRLGATTTARISMVLLAVGLGVLSLSGSFPVAALGAMLVGFGFSPLFPALTLLTTQNLDPGRRATGVGTFSAFTSAGYAAGSLVGGLLVTHLGSGQALGILAVLQLAAIPLLRGGNRGDTGRGRSYRVEPPLV; encoded by the coding sequence GTGAGACCGCTCGCGCAGTCCGGCACGCGGGGCCTCGCCTTCTGGACGCTCGTGCTCGCCTCCACGGCGGGCCACCTCGTCAACGGAGCGACCACCCCGGTGATCCCCCGCGTGGTGCAGGGCGAACTCGGCGCCGACCCCTCCCTCGCCGGGCTCCTGGTGTCGCTGGCCGCATTCGCGTCGATCGTCGCGATGCCGGTGGGCGGGATGCTCACCGACCGGTTCGGTCCTCGCCGCGTCATCCTCGTCGCCGCCTGTCTCGCCGCCGTCGGGCTGGCGCTCGTGCTCATGATGTTGAGCGTTCCCAGCCTCGCCGCCAGCCGGCTCGTCTACGGCGCGGGCAACGCCGCCGTCGCGACCGCGCTGACGGCGTGGGTGGTCGCCGAGGCACCGCCCGAGCAACGCGGCCGCGCTCTCAGCTTCTTCGGCCTGAGCGTCTGGGTCGGGCTCGCCCTCGGTCCCGTGCTGGGCGAGAACCTGTTCCAGTCTTTCGGCCACCGCTCCGTCTGGATGGCGGCGGTCGTGCTGCAACTGCTCGGCCTGCTGCTCGCCATGCTGGCCCGCGACGGCCGGGCGCCGCGCTGGGCGGCGGTGGAACGCCGCGCCCGCAGCACCGGCCGCGCCGGCAGCGTCCTACCCGCCGTCGCGCTCCCCGGAGCCGTCGGCCTCGTGGCGTGGGCGGCCGAGGGGTTCCTGATCGCGTTCCTCATCCCCCACCTGGTCGGCCGAGGCGTCGACGCGGAGGGGCTGCTCGGAGCGGCCAACGTGTTCACCGTCTTCGCCGCGAGCGTCATCGCCGCGCGCCTGCTGCTCGGCGGCCTACCCGACCGCCTCGGTGCGACGACGACCGCCCGCATCAGCATGGTGCTGCTCGCGGTCGGTCTCGGCGTGCTCTCGCTCTCGGGCAGCTTCCCCGTGGCGGCGCTCGGCGCCATGCTCGTCGGGTTCGGTTTCTCGCCGCTGTTCCCCGCGCTCACCCTGCTGACGACCCAGAACCTCGATCCGGGTCGGCGCGCGACGGGCGTCGGCACGTTCTCGGCGTTCACGAGCGCCGGGTACGCGGCGGGCTCGCTCGTCGGCGGACTGCTCGTCACGCACCTCGGGTCGGGCCAGGCGCTCGGCATTCTCGCCGTGTTGCAGCTCGCCGCCATCCCGCTGCTGCGTGGAGGAAATCGCGGCGACACGGGCCGCGGCCGGTCCTACCGGGTCGAGCCGCCGCTCGTCTGA
- a CDS encoding aldehyde dehydrogenase family protein — protein sequence MRDQLAPLAPIEPYLVDGVWITPEGAELIDIIDPATEELLTRVPQADEAHVEEAVATARRAHEDRRWSGMSPHDRSRILGKVADLIEERLEELAVLETRDNGKPIERSRADTATAARVFRYYAGAPSRLTGTVVPIDGGQHHVYTTPEPVGVAALILPWNFPIMTASFKLAPALAAGCTVIVKPAEQTPITMLRLAAICEEAGVPAGVVQVLTGDGRVGAALTAHRGVDKISFTGSTEIGRKVMTAAAGDFKRLTLELGGKSANIIFEDADLDAAVLTAMRASFGHSGQMCTAGSRLLVQRSILAETTERLAAAVRRVSLGDGLAGGVTVGPLVSEEQRQQVLGYIATGQAEGATVVVGGNVPDRAGYYVEPTLFSGVTNEMTIAREEIFGPVVGIIPFDDEDDAVAIANDQSYGLAAGVWTNDLARAHRMGQRLRAGTVWVNTYNVFDPALSFGGVGESGLGRDLGEEALRSYTEMKSVVIAL from the coding sequence ATGAGAGACCAACTCGCCCCGCTCGCACCGATCGAGCCCTACCTCGTCGACGGCGTCTGGATCACCCCGGAGGGCGCGGAACTGATCGACATCATCGACCCGGCCACCGAGGAGCTGCTGACCCGCGTTCCCCAGGCCGACGAGGCGCACGTCGAGGAAGCGGTCGCCACCGCGCGCCGCGCCCACGAGGACCGCCGGTGGAGCGGCATGAGCCCGCACGACCGCAGCCGCATCCTCGGAAAGGTCGCCGACCTCATCGAGGAGCGCCTCGAAGAGCTGGCCGTGCTCGAGACCCGCGACAACGGCAAGCCGATCGAGCGCTCGCGCGCCGACACGGCGACGGCCGCCCGGGTCTTCCGCTACTACGCGGGAGCGCCCTCGCGCCTCACCGGCACGGTCGTGCCTATCGACGGCGGCCAGCACCACGTCTACACGACGCCCGAGCCGGTCGGCGTCGCGGCGCTGATCCTGCCGTGGAACTTCCCGATCATGACCGCGAGCTTCAAGCTCGCCCCCGCGCTGGCCGCGGGCTGCACCGTCATCGTCAAGCCCGCCGAGCAGACCCCCATCACGATGCTGCGTCTCGCCGCGATCTGCGAGGAGGCCGGTGTTCCCGCCGGCGTCGTGCAGGTCCTCACCGGCGACGGCCGCGTCGGTGCCGCGCTGACGGCCCACCGCGGCGTCGACAAGATCTCGTTCACCGGCAGCACCGAGATCGGGCGCAAGGTCATGACCGCCGCGGCGGGCGACTTCAAGCGCCTCACCCTCGAGCTCGGCGGCAAGAGCGCGAACATCATCTTCGAGGATGCCGACCTCGACGCCGCCGTGCTCACGGCGATGCGCGCCTCCTTCGGCCACTCCGGCCAGATGTGCACCGCCGGCAGCCGCCTGCTCGTGCAGCGCTCGATCCTCGCCGAGACCACCGAGCGCCTCGCCGCGGCCGTACGCCGGGTCTCGCTCGGCGACGGCCTCGCCGGCGGGGTCACGGTCGGTCCGCTCGTCTCCGAGGAACAGCGACAGCAGGTGCTCGGCTACATCGCCACGGGCCAGGCCGAGGGCGCGACCGTCGTCGTCGGCGGAAACGTGCCCGACCGCGCCGGCTACTACGTCGAGCCGACGCTGTTCAGCGGGGTCACGAACGAGATGACCATCGCCCGCGAGGAGATCTTCGGACCGGTCGTCGGCATCATCCCGTTCGACGACGAGGACGACGCGGTGGCCATCGCCAACGACCAGAGCTACGGCCTCGCGGCCGGCGTCTGGACCAACGACCTCGCGCGGGCCCACCGCATGGGCCAGCGCCTGCGCGCCGGAACCGTCTGGGTGAACACCTACAACGTATTCGACCCCGCGCTGTCCTTCGGCGGCGTGGGCGAGTCGGGGCTCGGCCGCGACCTCGGCGAAGAAGCGCTGCGCTCCTACACCGAGATGAAGAGCGTGGTCATCGCGCTCTGA
- a CDS encoding phosphotriesterase gives MIQTVFGPVEGVDLGAVSMHEHLLTDASALQRPGVENLDPGRRVTADLAAALRWSQLALADNLRLDDLDLLGDEVAIGARSGLGAIVDLSSLGFGPDHPRLPALALRGGLHVVSGYGAYLPRLLPEWYLALDVDGRTALFERALTEAVPGTDYRAGILGLMGTTGAFSTPDGEQERISLTAAGRAAVSTGSAISVRLAADARNGLEIVDHLVALGVDPSRIVFTTVDEFLDLPYLRDLGQSGAVLEMCFGNEGAHVGRIRNASDPQRVDALLALLDTDPGIRWVLGHSTWTKGQLRRFGGHGLDHLSARVVPGLRLLGVSDETLDRMTVGEPARLLDLPA, from the coding sequence GTGATCCAGACCGTCTTCGGGCCCGTCGAGGGCGTTGATCTCGGCGCGGTCTCCATGCACGAGCACCTCCTCACCGATGCGAGCGCCCTGCAGCGCCCGGGCGTCGAGAACCTCGATCCCGGCCGGCGGGTGACCGCCGATCTCGCGGCGGCCCTGCGCTGGAGCCAGCTCGCCCTCGCCGACAACCTGCGTCTCGACGACCTCGACCTGCTCGGCGACGAGGTCGCGATCGGCGCCCGCTCGGGCCTCGGCGCCATCGTCGACCTCAGCTCGCTCGGCTTCGGCCCCGACCACCCGAGGCTGCCGGCGCTCGCGCTGCGCGGCGGGCTGCACGTCGTCTCGGGCTACGGCGCGTACCTGCCGCGCCTCCTGCCCGAGTGGTACCTCGCGCTCGACGTCGACGGCCGCACCGCGCTGTTCGAGCGCGCGCTCACGGAGGCCGTGCCGGGAACCGACTACCGGGCCGGGATCCTCGGCCTGATGGGGACCACCGGCGCCTTCTCGACTCCCGACGGCGAGCAGGAACGCATCAGCCTCACCGCCGCCGGCCGCGCCGCGGTGTCCACCGGATCCGCGATCAGCGTGCGTCTGGCCGCCGACGCCCGCAACGGCCTCGAGATCGTCGACCACCTCGTGGCGCTCGGCGTCGACCCCTCGAGGATCGTGTTCACCACGGTCGACGAGTTCCTCGACCTCCCCTACCTGCGCGACCTCGGCCAGTCCGGCGCTGTGCTCGAGATGTGCTTCGGCAACGAGGGCGCGCACGTCGGGCGCATCCGCAACGCGAGCGACCCGCAGCGCGTCGACGCCCTGCTCGCGCTGCTCGACACCGATCCCGGCATCCGCTGGGTCCTCGGCCACAGCACGTGGACGAAGGGCCAGCTCCGCCGGTTCGGCGGCCACGGCCTCGACCACCTGAGCGCGCGCGTCGTGCCCGGCCTGCGCTTGCTCGGCGTCTCCGACGAGACGCTCGACCGGATGACCGTCGGGGAGCCCGCCCGGCTTCTCGACCTGCCCGCCTGA